The proteins below are encoded in one region of Nakamurella flava:
- the hemQ gene encoding hydrogen peroxide-dependent heme synthase, translated as MTSAQPPARTRPTAREINAQIRYTGFAVYRRSADLDGPADKATAELTDLVAALAEKDVVVRGFYDVSALRSDADLLVWWHASTADELQEASRALRRTTVGRSLTGTWSAMGLHRPAEFNKGHVPAFLAGMDARNWVTVYPFVRSFEWYLLPDQERRGMLVEHGMMGREYDQVLSNTVAAFALGDYEWLLALEADELHDTVDLMRHLRASGARMHVREETPFFSGRRIDEAGVVEVVR; from the coding sequence ATGACGTCTGCGCAACCCCCGGCCCGCACCCGGCCGACCGCCCGCGAGATCAACGCCCAGATCCGCTACACCGGTTTCGCCGTCTACCGGCGAAGCGCCGATCTGGACGGCCCGGCGGACAAGGCGACCGCCGAACTGACCGACCTGGTCGCCGCGCTGGCCGAGAAGGACGTCGTCGTCCGCGGCTTCTACGACGTCTCGGCCCTGCGCTCCGATGCCGACCTGCTGGTCTGGTGGCACGCGTCCACCGCGGACGAACTGCAGGAGGCTTCCCGCGCCCTGCGCCGGACCACGGTCGGCCGCAGCCTGACCGGAACCTGGTCGGCCATGGGCCTGCACCGGCCGGCCGAGTTCAACAAGGGCCACGTCCCCGCCTTCCTGGCCGGCATGGACGCCCGGAACTGGGTCACCGTCTACCCGTTCGTCCGGTCGTTCGAGTGGTACCTGCTGCCCGACCAGGAGCGCCGCGGCATGCTCGTCGAGCACGGCATGATGGGCCGCGAGTACGACCAGGTGCTCTCCAACACGGTGGCCGCGTTCGCCCTCGGCGACTACGAGTGGCTGCTGGCGCTGGAAGCCGACGAACTCCACGACACCGTCGACCTGATGCGCCACCTGCGCGCGTCCGGCGCCCGGATGCACGTGCGCGAGGAGACGCCGTTCTTCTCCGGTCGGCGGATCGACGAGGCCGGCGTGGTCGAGGTCGTGCGATGA